One Phaseolus vulgaris cultivar G19833 chromosome 2, P. vulgaris v2.0, whole genome shotgun sequence DNA window includes the following coding sequences:
- the LOC137811382 gene encoding DNA-directed RNA polymerase IV subunit 1 isoform X2: MDDEFFYGNKAPSGVIRAIKFDVLTENDIEKVSVLEINAAGQVTGSTLGLPNTSDECATCGSKNKKICEGHFGVIKFPFPILHPYFMSEIAQILNKICPVCKSIRHKSKGAQLIFGIKRSINCKYCSGNGVGRYPAMKFKFSSNDLYRRTAIIVEVNDKASKKSLGRSLPADYWDFLPYDAQQEENYVNRRVLSPGQVTSLLNDVDPNFIEKYVPRNNLITLNCFPVTPNCHRVTEVPYAISNGNRLSFDDRTRSCKKLVDFRGTANELSSRVLDCLRISKLNPDKTPISIFADIQKKKVAENACNSSGLRWIKDVILGKRNDSTFRTVVVGDPSLELSEIGIPCHIAESLQVSEYVNRQNLEKLLYCCELRLLEKGQINVCRKGSSIHLFKKEDLQIGDQFYRPLCDGDKVLINRPPSIHQHSMIALTVRVLPISSVVCINPLCCSPLRGDFDGDCLHGYIPQSVSARVELSELVALDKQLFNGQSGRNLLSLSEDSLTAAYLLMEDGVLLDVYQMQQLQMLCNKGLAPPAIVKSPSSNSSFWSGKQLFSMLLPSDFDYSFPSDGVVVSDGELVSSFEASGWLRDSDCNVFQGLVEHFQGKSLNFLFAAQNVLCEWLSMTGFSVSLSDLYLSSDSYARKNMIEEICYGLQDAEKACNFKQLLLDCYCDFLSGNHEESENSMTVDADSLNYERQISAALSQASVDAFRHVFRNIQSLADKYACTDNTFLAMNKAGSKSSLVRLAQHSMCLGMQNSLVRLSYRLPRHLSCAAWNSQKGLDSIQIYSGTLESVQSYIPCAVVKSSFLTGLNPLECFVHSVTIRASGFSENADVPGTLTRRLMFFMRDLFAAYDGTVRNLYGNQLIQFSYDIDENTSCDKSFKEYAIGGEPVGALSASAVSEAGYSALDQPVSLLEASPLLNLKNVLECGSRKKNGDQSVSLFFSEKVGKQRHGFEYAALEVKNYLERLLFSKIVSTVMIIFTPPDSSSLEKYSPWVCHFHLDKEILMRRKLKVHSIIDYLYQRYYSQSTEPKVGFTKLKISSKKCSVDSTAKEGEDICIDKEDSDDCITVTIVENSENPIQLNSVRDLMIPFFLGTTIKGFMDIKKVDILWNNQSKGTNSYNGSSGELYLRVTVASSGNTGRFWGVLVNHCHKIMQIIDWPRSHPDNINYLSSAYGIDVAWQYYYKSLASAISDTGKSILPKHLRLLANSMSASGEFVGLNAKGMAQQRQHASVSSPFVQACFSNPGRSFIKAAKSELTDNLQGSLDALAWGNCPSMGTSGLFDIIYSEKGHEVDKAVDVYKLLEASFDKPNNKIGFHAHNNSSGKCGSEFRHKNGYAFKEGKQWKNILRNFVTVNDIQKLTTASRCILNKYEIDELLSEFDRSTILRVLNFHPRRSEKLGIGPQDIKVGWHPKFKDSRCFHIVRTDGTVEDFSYRKCILRALEVVDPKMSKIQKKKWSARDDAQVQCVTKDIE; the protein is encoded by the exons ATGGATGATGAGTTTTTTTACGGAAACAAAGCGCCATCTGGTGTCATAAGAGCGATAAAGTTTGATGTCTTAACTGAAAATGATATA GAGAAAGTCTCTGTTTTGGAGATAAATGCAGCCGGGCAGGTCACTGGGTCTACTTTGGGACTTCCAAATACATCTGACGAGTGTGCCACTTGTGGttctaaaaacaaaaagattTGTGAAG GTCATTTTGGAGTAATCAAATTTCCTTTTCCCATACTCCATCCATATTTTATGTCAGAGATTGCACAAATCTTGAATAAGATTTGCCCTGTTTGTAAATCTATTCGTCATAAATCTAAG GGTGCTCAATTAATCTTTGGAATAAAGCGGTCTATCAATTGCAAATATTGTTCT GGAAATGGGGTGGGCCGTTATCCAGCAATGAAGTTTAAATTTTCGTCCAATGATCTCTACAGAAGAACTGCAATTATTGTTGAAGTGAATGATAAGGCCTCAAAGAAAAGTTTGGGACGAAGCCTGCCAGCTGATTATTGGGATTTTTTACCTTATGATGCTCAACAAgaagaaaattatgtaaatagaAGAGTTTTATCGCCAGGACAG gtTACTTCTTTGTTGAATGATGTTGATCCGAACTTCATTGAAAAATATGTTCCAAGAAATAATTTGATTACTCTTAATTGCTTCCCAGTGACTCCAAATTGTCATCGTGTAACAGAAGTCCCTTATGCAATTTCGAATGGAAACCGATTGAGTTTT GATGACAGGACTCGATCTTGTAAGAAATTGGTTGATTTCAGGGGCACAGCTAATGAGTTAAGTTCTCGTGTTTTGGATTGCCTGAGAATTTCTAAG CTAAATCCTGATAAAACACCTATTAGTATTTTTGCtgatattcaaaaaaaaaaagttgcagAAAATGCTTGCAATTCTTCTGGTTTAAGATGGATAAAAGATGTGATTCTTGGAAAACGCAATGATAGTACGTTCCGCACTGTGGTTGTTGGTGATCCATCCCTTGAGCTCAGTGAAATTGGTATACCTTGTCATATTGCTGAAAGTTTGCAGGTTTCTGAGTATGTTAACAGGCAGAATTTGGAAAAGCTGCTTTATTGTTGTGAGCTACGCCTGTTAGAGAAGGGACAGATAAATGTTTGCAGAAAAGGTAGTTCAATTCATCTGTTTAAAAAGGAAGATCTACAGATAGGAGACCAATTTTATAGGCCTCTTTGTGATGGGGATAAAGTTCTGATAAATAGGCCCCCTTCCATACATCAACATTCTATGATTGCTCTCACTGTTAGGGTCCTTCCAATATCTTCTGTAGTGTGTATTAATCCACTCTGTTGTTCTCCACTTCGTGGGGATTTTGATGGTGATTGCCTTCATGGGTATATTCCACAATCAGTTAGTGCAAGAGTTGAGCTTAGTGAGCTTGTTGCTTTGGATAAGCAATTGTTTAATGGGCAAAGTGGTAGAAATCTGCTTTCACTTTCCGAGGATAGTTTAACTGCTGCATATTTGCTAATGGAAGATGGGGTCCTTTTAGATGTTTACCAGATGCAGCAGCTTCAAATGCTTTGTAACAAAGGTTTAGCTCCTCCTGCAATTGTAAAATCTCCTTCAAGTAACAGCTCATTTTGGAGTGGCAAGCAATTGTTTAGCATGCTCTTGCCTTCTGATTTTGACTATTCATTTCCTTCAGATGGTGTTGTTGTCAGTGATGGGGAGCTTGTATCTTCTTTTGAGGCTTCTGGATGGTTACGTGATTCTGACTGCAATGTTTTCCAGGGTCTTGTGGAGCATTTTCAAGGGAAATCTCTAAACTTTTTGTTTGCTGCGCAGAATGTTTTGTGTGAATGGTTATCTATGACTGGTTTTAGTGTTTCACTCTCAGATTTGTACCTCTCTTCTGATTCCTATGCACGAAAAAACATGATTGAGGAAATCTGTTATGGCTTACAAGATGCAGAGAAGGCGTGTAATTTCAAGCAGTTATTGTTGGATTGTTATTGTGATTTTTTGTCTGGAAATCATGAAGAGAGTGAAAATTCTATGACTGTTGATGCAGATAGTCTGAATTATGAAAGACAAATATCTGCTGCTCTCAGTCAGGCATCAGTTGATGCTTTTAGGCATGTTTTTCGCAATATTCAAAGTTTAGCTGACAAATATGCATGTACAGACAATACTTTTCTTGCCATGAATAAGGCTGGAAGCAAGAGTAGTTTAGTGAGATTAGCGCAACATTCCATGTGCCTTGGCATGCAAAATTCTCTGGTACGTTTATCTTACAGACTGCCCCGCCATCTTTCATGTGCTGCTTGGAATAGTCAAAAGGGGCTTGATTCAATCCAGATATATTCTGGTACCCTTGAATCTGTTCAGTCTTACATTCCATGTGCCGTGGTCAAAAGCTCATTTCTAACTGGGTTAAATCCACTTGAATGTTttgttcattctgtaacaatcCGAGCTAGTGGTTTTAGTGAAAATGCAGACGTTCCAGGAACATTAACACGGAGACTAATGTTCTTCATGCGTGATTTGTTCGCTGCATATGACGGAACAGTGAGAAATTTATATGGTAATCAACTTATTCAGTTTTCTTATGATATTGACGAGAACACTTCATGTGATAAAAGTTTCAAAGAGTATGCTATTGGTGGTGAACCAGTTGGGGCACTTTCTGCTTCTGCAGTTTCAGAAGCTGGATACAGTGCTCTGGATCAACCAGTTAGTCTACTTGAAGCGTCACCTTTGctgaatttgaaaaatgttCTTGAGTGTGGTTCAAGGAAAAAAAATGGTGACCAGTCCgtgtctttatttttttctgaaaaagttgGTAAACAGAGACATGGGTTTGAATATGCAGCTTTAGAAGTTAAGAATTATTTGGAAAGATTGCTGTTCTCAAAAATTGTTTCTACTGTGATGATAATATTCACCCCACCTGATAGCAGCAGCCTAGAGAAATACAGTCCTTGGGTCTGCCACTTTCATTTAGACAAGGAAATTCTAATGAGAAGAAAGTTGAAAGTGCATTCTATCATTGACTATCTTTACCAGAGATATTACTCCCAGAGTACAGAGCCAAAAGTCGGTTTTACCAAATTGAAAATATCAAGCAA AAAGTGTTCTGTTGATTCCACGGCTAAGGAAGGTGAAGACATTTGTATAGACAAAGAAGACAGTGACGATTGCATTACGGTCACAATCGTTGAAAATTCTGAGAATCCTATACAACTGAATTCTGTTCGGGACTTGATGATACCTTTTTTTCTAGGAACAACAATAAAAG GATTTATGGACATCAAGAAGGTTGATATTCTCTGGAATAATCAATCAAAAGGAACAAATTCCTATAATGGTTCTTCTGGTGAACTGTACTTGAGGGTTACTGTGGCCAGCTCGGGCAACACTGGAAGATTCTGGGGTGTACTTGTAAATCATTGTCACAAGATAATGCAGATAATTGACTGGCCACGGAGTCATCCAGACAACATAAATTATCTCTCATCAGCCTATGGAATTGATGTAGCGTGGCAATATTATTACAAG AGTTTGGCATCAGCAATATCTGATACTGGAAAGTCCATCCTTCCTAAGCATCTGCGTCTTCTTGCCAATAGTatgtcagctagtggagagtTTGTGGGATTAAATGCTAAAGGCATGGCTCAGCAACGACAACATGCGTCCGTTTCATCACCATTTGTGCAAGCATGCTTTTCT AATCCTGGTAGGAGCTTTATAAAAGCTGCCAAGTCTGAACTCACGGATAATCTCCAGGGCAGCCTGGATGCATTGGCTTGGGGAAACTGTCCCTCTATGGGGACAAGTGGACTGTTTGATATCATATATTCAGAGAAG gGACATGAGGTAGACAAGGCTGTAGATGTATATAAGCTGCTAGAAGCCAGTTTTGACAAGCCCAACAATAAGATTGGTTTCCATGCTCACAACAATTCATCTGGCAAATGTGGTTCCGAGTTTAGGCATAAAAATGGTTATGCctttaaagagggaaaacagTGGAAGAACATTCTAAGAAATTTTGTGACGGTAAATGATATTCAGAAGCTGACTACTGCTTCAAGGTGCATATTGAACAA GTATGAAATTGATGAGTTGCTAAGTGAGTTTGACAGATCAACAATTCTAAGAGTTTTGAATTTTCATCCTCGTAGAAGTGAGAAGTTAGGTATTGGACCACAGGACATTAAG GTTGGATGGCATCCTAAATTTAAGGATAGCCGCTGCTTCCATATAGTACGAACTGATGGAACTGTTGAAGATTTTTCATACCGCAAATGCATTCTTCGTGCTCTTGAGGTagttgatccaaaaatgtcAAAGATCCAGAAGAAAAAATGGTCAGCACGTGATGACGCACAAGTCCAGTGCGTGACCAAGGATATTGAGTGA
- the LOC137811382 gene encoding DNA-directed RNA polymerase IV subunit 1 isoform X1, with protein sequence MDDEFFYGNKAPSGVIRAIKFDVLTENDIEKVSVLEINAAGQVTGSTLGLPNTSDECATCGSKNKKICEGHFGVIKFPFPILHPYFMSEIAQILNKICPVCKSIRHKSKGAQLIFGIKRSINCKYCSGNGVGRYPAMKFKFSSNDLYRRTAIIVEVNDKASKKSLGRSLPADYWDFLPYDAQQEENYVNRRVLSPGQVTSLLNDVDPNFIEKYVPRNNLITLNCFPVTPNCHRVTEVPYAISNGNRLSFDDRTRSCKKLVDFRGTANELSSRVLDCLRISKLNPDKTPISIFADIQKKKVAENACNSSGLRWIKDVILGKRNDSTFRTVVVGDPSLELSEIGIPCHIAESLQVSEYVNRQNLEKLLYCCELRLLEKGQINVCRKGSSIHLFKKEDLQIGDQFYRPLCDGDKVLINRPPSIHQHSMIALTVRVLPISSVVCINPLCCSPLRGDFDGDCLHGYIPQSVSARVELSELVALDKQLFNGQSGRNLLSLSEDSLTAAYLLMEDGVLLDVYQMQQLQMLCNKGLAPPAIVKSPSSNSSFWSGKQLFSMLLPSDFDYSFPSDGVVVSDGELVSSFEASGWLRDSDCNVFQGLVEHFQGKSLNFLFAAQNVLCEWLSMTGFSVSLSDLYLSSDSYARKNMIEEICYGLQDAEKACNFKQLLLDCYCDFLSGNHEESENSMTVDADSLNYERQISAALSQASVDAFRHVFRNIQSLADKYACTDNTFLAMNKAGSKSSLVRLAQHSMCLGMQNSLVRLSYRLPRHLSCAAWNSQKGLDSIQIYSGTLESVQSYIPCAVVKSSFLTGLNPLECFVHSVTIRASGFSENADVPGTLTRRLMFFMRDLFAAYDGTVRNLYGNQLIQFSYDIDENTSCDKSFKEYAIGGEPVGALSASAVSEAGYSALDQPVSLLEASPLLNLKNVLECGSRKKNGDQSVSLFFSEKVGKQRHGFEYAALEVKNYLERLLFSKIVSTVMIIFTPPDSSSLEKYSPWVCHFHLDKEILMRRKLKVHSIIDYLYQRYYSQSTEPKVGFTKLKISSNRKCSVDSTAKEGEDICIDKEDSDDCITVTIVENSENPIQLNSVRDLMIPFFLGTTIKGFMDIKKVDILWNNQSKGTNSYNGSSGELYLRVTVASSGNTGRFWGVLVNHCHKIMQIIDWPRSHPDNINYLSSAYGIDVAWQYYYKSLASAISDTGKSILPKHLRLLANSMSASGEFVGLNAKGMAQQRQHASVSSPFVQACFSNPGRSFIKAAKSELTDNLQGSLDALAWGNCPSMGTSGLFDIIYSEKGHEVDKAVDVYKLLEASFDKPNNKIGFHAHNNSSGKCGSEFRHKNGYAFKEGKQWKNILRNFVTVNDIQKLTTASRCILNKYEIDELLSEFDRSTILRVLNFHPRRSEKLGIGPQDIKVGWHPKFKDSRCFHIVRTDGTVEDFSYRKCILRALEVVDPKMSKIQKKKWSARDDAQVQCVTKDIE encoded by the exons ATGGATGATGAGTTTTTTTACGGAAACAAAGCGCCATCTGGTGTCATAAGAGCGATAAAGTTTGATGTCTTAACTGAAAATGATATA GAGAAAGTCTCTGTTTTGGAGATAAATGCAGCCGGGCAGGTCACTGGGTCTACTTTGGGACTTCCAAATACATCTGACGAGTGTGCCACTTGTGGttctaaaaacaaaaagattTGTGAAG GTCATTTTGGAGTAATCAAATTTCCTTTTCCCATACTCCATCCATATTTTATGTCAGAGATTGCACAAATCTTGAATAAGATTTGCCCTGTTTGTAAATCTATTCGTCATAAATCTAAG GGTGCTCAATTAATCTTTGGAATAAAGCGGTCTATCAATTGCAAATATTGTTCT GGAAATGGGGTGGGCCGTTATCCAGCAATGAAGTTTAAATTTTCGTCCAATGATCTCTACAGAAGAACTGCAATTATTGTTGAAGTGAATGATAAGGCCTCAAAGAAAAGTTTGGGACGAAGCCTGCCAGCTGATTATTGGGATTTTTTACCTTATGATGCTCAACAAgaagaaaattatgtaaatagaAGAGTTTTATCGCCAGGACAG gtTACTTCTTTGTTGAATGATGTTGATCCGAACTTCATTGAAAAATATGTTCCAAGAAATAATTTGATTACTCTTAATTGCTTCCCAGTGACTCCAAATTGTCATCGTGTAACAGAAGTCCCTTATGCAATTTCGAATGGAAACCGATTGAGTTTT GATGACAGGACTCGATCTTGTAAGAAATTGGTTGATTTCAGGGGCACAGCTAATGAGTTAAGTTCTCGTGTTTTGGATTGCCTGAGAATTTCTAAG CTAAATCCTGATAAAACACCTATTAGTATTTTTGCtgatattcaaaaaaaaaaagttgcagAAAATGCTTGCAATTCTTCTGGTTTAAGATGGATAAAAGATGTGATTCTTGGAAAACGCAATGATAGTACGTTCCGCACTGTGGTTGTTGGTGATCCATCCCTTGAGCTCAGTGAAATTGGTATACCTTGTCATATTGCTGAAAGTTTGCAGGTTTCTGAGTATGTTAACAGGCAGAATTTGGAAAAGCTGCTTTATTGTTGTGAGCTACGCCTGTTAGAGAAGGGACAGATAAATGTTTGCAGAAAAGGTAGTTCAATTCATCTGTTTAAAAAGGAAGATCTACAGATAGGAGACCAATTTTATAGGCCTCTTTGTGATGGGGATAAAGTTCTGATAAATAGGCCCCCTTCCATACATCAACATTCTATGATTGCTCTCACTGTTAGGGTCCTTCCAATATCTTCTGTAGTGTGTATTAATCCACTCTGTTGTTCTCCACTTCGTGGGGATTTTGATGGTGATTGCCTTCATGGGTATATTCCACAATCAGTTAGTGCAAGAGTTGAGCTTAGTGAGCTTGTTGCTTTGGATAAGCAATTGTTTAATGGGCAAAGTGGTAGAAATCTGCTTTCACTTTCCGAGGATAGTTTAACTGCTGCATATTTGCTAATGGAAGATGGGGTCCTTTTAGATGTTTACCAGATGCAGCAGCTTCAAATGCTTTGTAACAAAGGTTTAGCTCCTCCTGCAATTGTAAAATCTCCTTCAAGTAACAGCTCATTTTGGAGTGGCAAGCAATTGTTTAGCATGCTCTTGCCTTCTGATTTTGACTATTCATTTCCTTCAGATGGTGTTGTTGTCAGTGATGGGGAGCTTGTATCTTCTTTTGAGGCTTCTGGATGGTTACGTGATTCTGACTGCAATGTTTTCCAGGGTCTTGTGGAGCATTTTCAAGGGAAATCTCTAAACTTTTTGTTTGCTGCGCAGAATGTTTTGTGTGAATGGTTATCTATGACTGGTTTTAGTGTTTCACTCTCAGATTTGTACCTCTCTTCTGATTCCTATGCACGAAAAAACATGATTGAGGAAATCTGTTATGGCTTACAAGATGCAGAGAAGGCGTGTAATTTCAAGCAGTTATTGTTGGATTGTTATTGTGATTTTTTGTCTGGAAATCATGAAGAGAGTGAAAATTCTATGACTGTTGATGCAGATAGTCTGAATTATGAAAGACAAATATCTGCTGCTCTCAGTCAGGCATCAGTTGATGCTTTTAGGCATGTTTTTCGCAATATTCAAAGTTTAGCTGACAAATATGCATGTACAGACAATACTTTTCTTGCCATGAATAAGGCTGGAAGCAAGAGTAGTTTAGTGAGATTAGCGCAACATTCCATGTGCCTTGGCATGCAAAATTCTCTGGTACGTTTATCTTACAGACTGCCCCGCCATCTTTCATGTGCTGCTTGGAATAGTCAAAAGGGGCTTGATTCAATCCAGATATATTCTGGTACCCTTGAATCTGTTCAGTCTTACATTCCATGTGCCGTGGTCAAAAGCTCATTTCTAACTGGGTTAAATCCACTTGAATGTTttgttcattctgtaacaatcCGAGCTAGTGGTTTTAGTGAAAATGCAGACGTTCCAGGAACATTAACACGGAGACTAATGTTCTTCATGCGTGATTTGTTCGCTGCATATGACGGAACAGTGAGAAATTTATATGGTAATCAACTTATTCAGTTTTCTTATGATATTGACGAGAACACTTCATGTGATAAAAGTTTCAAAGAGTATGCTATTGGTGGTGAACCAGTTGGGGCACTTTCTGCTTCTGCAGTTTCAGAAGCTGGATACAGTGCTCTGGATCAACCAGTTAGTCTACTTGAAGCGTCACCTTTGctgaatttgaaaaatgttCTTGAGTGTGGTTCAAGGAAAAAAAATGGTGACCAGTCCgtgtctttatttttttctgaaaaagttgGTAAACAGAGACATGGGTTTGAATATGCAGCTTTAGAAGTTAAGAATTATTTGGAAAGATTGCTGTTCTCAAAAATTGTTTCTACTGTGATGATAATATTCACCCCACCTGATAGCAGCAGCCTAGAGAAATACAGTCCTTGGGTCTGCCACTTTCATTTAGACAAGGAAATTCTAATGAGAAGAAAGTTGAAAGTGCATTCTATCATTGACTATCTTTACCAGAGATATTACTCCCAGAGTACAGAGCCAAAAGTCGGTTTTACCAAATTGAAAATATCAAGCAA CAGAAAGTGTTCTGTTGATTCCACGGCTAAGGAAGGTGAAGACATTTGTATAGACAAAGAAGACAGTGACGATTGCATTACGGTCACAATCGTTGAAAATTCTGAGAATCCTATACAACTGAATTCTGTTCGGGACTTGATGATACCTTTTTTTCTAGGAACAACAATAAAAG GATTTATGGACATCAAGAAGGTTGATATTCTCTGGAATAATCAATCAAAAGGAACAAATTCCTATAATGGTTCTTCTGGTGAACTGTACTTGAGGGTTACTGTGGCCAGCTCGGGCAACACTGGAAGATTCTGGGGTGTACTTGTAAATCATTGTCACAAGATAATGCAGATAATTGACTGGCCACGGAGTCATCCAGACAACATAAATTATCTCTCATCAGCCTATGGAATTGATGTAGCGTGGCAATATTATTACAAG AGTTTGGCATCAGCAATATCTGATACTGGAAAGTCCATCCTTCCTAAGCATCTGCGTCTTCTTGCCAATAGTatgtcagctagtggagagtTTGTGGGATTAAATGCTAAAGGCATGGCTCAGCAACGACAACATGCGTCCGTTTCATCACCATTTGTGCAAGCATGCTTTTCT AATCCTGGTAGGAGCTTTATAAAAGCTGCCAAGTCTGAACTCACGGATAATCTCCAGGGCAGCCTGGATGCATTGGCTTGGGGAAACTGTCCCTCTATGGGGACAAGTGGACTGTTTGATATCATATATTCAGAGAAG gGACATGAGGTAGACAAGGCTGTAGATGTATATAAGCTGCTAGAAGCCAGTTTTGACAAGCCCAACAATAAGATTGGTTTCCATGCTCACAACAATTCATCTGGCAAATGTGGTTCCGAGTTTAGGCATAAAAATGGTTATGCctttaaagagggaaaacagTGGAAGAACATTCTAAGAAATTTTGTGACGGTAAATGATATTCAGAAGCTGACTACTGCTTCAAGGTGCATATTGAACAA GTATGAAATTGATGAGTTGCTAAGTGAGTTTGACAGATCAACAATTCTAAGAGTTTTGAATTTTCATCCTCGTAGAAGTGAGAAGTTAGGTATTGGACCACAGGACATTAAG GTTGGATGGCATCCTAAATTTAAGGATAGCCGCTGCTTCCATATAGTACGAACTGATGGAACTGTTGAAGATTTTTCATACCGCAAATGCATTCTTCGTGCTCTTGAGGTagttgatccaaaaatgtcAAAGATCCAGAAGAAAAAATGGTCAGCACGTGATGACGCACAAGTCCAGTGCGTGACCAAGGATATTGAGTGA